The region TCGCCAGCATTCTCCACAGTAACCCCACCTGTGGGAATCAGAGGAACCTCCGGCAAAACCTCCTGCAAGCGAGCAATATAGTCAGCACCTCCTAACGAAGCCGCCGGAAATACCTTCACAGAACTCGCTCCCCCCTGCCATGCCTTCACAATTTCGCTGGGCGTTAATGCTCCGGGAATCATAGGAATTTGATGTTTTGTCGCTTCTCGCAACATCCTTTCTTCAAAGTGAGGAGCAAACAAGAACTGTGCTCCCGAAGCAATGGCACCGCGCACATCCTCGCAAGCAAACAGCGTTCCTGCCCCAATAACACAATTGGGATATGTCGAACGTAAATTTTGAATTAATTCCGGCGCGCGATCGCTATTCCAAGCAATTTCCACCATACGCATCCCGCCACGAATCACCGCTTCTGCCATATGGTATCCCTTTTGGTAGCTAGAAGCACGGATAACCGCGATCGCGCGATTTTCTGCCACTGCCGACAGCCACAGTTGCTCGTTCATAGTTCCAAATTGCCTTGCCTATCTTTCATCCTCTATCGTAAAGGCGTGATACATTTTTCCATAGCTAAGGGAACACCACCCTCCCACTTGCGGTGAGTTTGTTGAAGGATGCTCGGTACGCTCGGTACGCTCCCATGCTCCCACGCTCCCATGCTCCCACGCTCCCACGCTCCCACGCTCCCACGCTCCCAAGCTCCCACACTCGGTACGCTCGGTACGCTCCCATGCCCACTAAACCTACCACCATCGCCCAACCCCTGCTAGACTGGTACGCTACCCACCAGCGAGACTTACCGTGGCGAAACCATCCCCATCCCTACGCCATCTGGGTTTCGGAAATCATGCTCCAGCAAACCCGCGTGGAAACCGTTATTCCCTATTTTCACCGGTGGATGGAAAAATTTCCTACTATTGAAGCATTAGCCCAAGCCGATTTGCAGGAAGTATTGGCAACTTGGGAAGGATTGGGATATTACTCGCGCGCGCGCAACCTCCACGCTGCCGCCCAAAAAGTGGTGCAAGAATACGGGGGAAAACTGCCTGCCGATGCCAAACAATTGCAAAAACTCCCTGGTATCGGGCAATATACCGCTGCTGCGATCGCTTCTATGGGATTTGGTCGCGATGAGGTGGCCATTGATGGCAATTTGCGGCGGGTTTTGGCTAGAGTATTTAATATTGACCAACCCATTGGCAATCCCCAAAGCGATCGCCAATTTTGGGAACGAGCCAACGAACATTTGGTGCCTGGGCAAGCGGCTGCCTACAACCAAGCCTGGATGGATTTGGGGGCAACGATTTGCACCCCTCAAAATCCCCGCTGTTTGATTTGCCCTTTGCGGGAAGTTTGCCAAGCCTATGCCTTGGGTTTGCAAGAACAACGCCCAGTGAAACCGCCGAAGAGCAAAAAGCCCCACTACACCATGGTAGCGGCGGTAATTTCTTACCAAAATATGGTTTTGATTCGGCAGCGGCAAAAACAGGGATTGTTGGGTGGATTGTGGGAATTTCCCAATTTTACCACCGAACAGCCTAAAAAAGCACCGGAAATCTTGCCCCAAGAGCTACAAATGCACTTTAATTGTCAAGTACAGGTGCAAAATGCGATCGCGGTACTGCAACATGCCTATACCCACTTTCGCGTCACGCTGCACGTGTATCGCTGTCATTGGATTGACGGCAAACTTTCCAGCCAAGGGAACAGTTCTCCCCGTTGGGTATCTTTACAGCAACTGCCAGATTACCCCATGGGCAAACTAGATCGTCAAATTGCCCAACGCCTGCTAGCTTCTCAAAGCAACAACGCTAGCATAAAAGAAGGCAAATTTGGCTAAAACTAAGGAGCTATACCCATGACAGCATTTACCGAAGCGAAAATGACGGGCAGTGTTTCTGAAATTCTGGAACGTGCCCTGGCTGGGGAAGATATTTCCCCGGCAGAGGGCGAAATTCTTTTGCAACAACGCGATCGCGATACCATAGAAGCTATCCGCCAAACCAGCGATATGCTGAGAAAGCGTCAAGCTGGCGATACGGTTACCTATGTAGTCAACCGCAACGTCAATTTTACCAATATTTGCGAGCAGCACTGTAGCTTTTGTGCCTTTCGCCGCGATGAAGGCAAAGAAGGCGCTTACTGGCTGGATGCAGATACCATTCGTTCTAAAATTGACGAAGCAATACAGCGCGGCGCTACGGAGGTTTGCATCCAAGGGGGATTGAATCCCCAAGCCAAATTGCACGGCACTTCATTATCATATTATATAAATCTTGTCAAGCAAATTCGGCAAACTTTTCCCCAACTCCACATCCACGCTTTTTCCCCGCAAGAAATTCAATTTATTGCCCGCGAAGATGGCATTAGCTACCAGGAAACCATTGCTGCTTTGCACGATGCTGGCGTGGGTTCCATGCCCGGTACGGCAGCGGAAGTTTTGGTGGATGAGGTGCGTCGGGTGATTTGCCCGGAAAAAATCGATACCCAAACTTGGTTGGATGTTGTAGAAGCGGCGCTAGCGGTGGGTGTGTTTACCACCAGTACTATGCTATGCGGTCATATAGAAATGCCCCAACAGCAGATACAGCATTTGCAACGCTTGCGAGAGTTACAAGAAAAAGCTGTTTCTCGCCAGTATCCTGCCCACATTACTGAGTTTATTCTCCTGCCTTTTGTGGGGGAACAGGCACCACCAGCATTGCGCCGTCGGGTAGGGCGCGACCAGCCGGTTTTGGCAGATATTTTGCTGCTGACAGCGGTATCGCGGATTTTCCTGGGTAACTGGATTGCCAACCACCAGCCTAGTTGGGTGAAACTCGGTCTGGCAGGGGCTACAGAAGCATTGCGCTGGGGTTGTAATGACATTGGCGGTACGTTGATGGAAGAACATATTACCACCATGGCGGGGGCACAGGGCGGTACTTGTATGTCCGTAGAACAGTTACAAGCTGCCTGTACCTCTGCCAAAAGACCCTATCGAGAGAGAAATACTTTGTACGAACCGGTTTATTCGGCTTGTAAGAACTCGCGGTAGGCTTGGCTGAGTTCTTTTACTGCTGCTTTGTAAAAGCGTTCCCCGTGTTCGGGCGTAGCCATACTGGGATCGGACCCCATGCGCCCGTCGGGGTGGCGGCGGCGGAAATCATCCGGACCGTAGATTTTATCTTGGGGTGGGAGTTGGGCGTCTAGTTCCACGTTTTTGATGGCTTCGGGATAGAGAAATTGGGTGACGGCGACTTCGCTGGCGGTGGCATGGGAACCTTCGCGATCGCCGTATAATTCTTTGGCTAAGTTACGTACGGAACTACAAAGAAACCAGTTAGCCAAACGGCATTGAACGCGATCGCTATTGGGGATTTGTAACTCGCTCAAATGGGTATACGTTTGGGCAAAAGCAGCTTTTACGGTCGCCATATTGCCCCCGTGACCGTTTATAAAGAAAAATTTAGTAAAACCAGCTTTGGTTAAAAATGTTATATAGTCTTGGACGAGAGCTAGCAAGGTACTCGGTCGCAAGCTTACCGTGCCGGGGAAACTGGTGTGGTGTAAGGCCATACCCACGTTAATCGTAGGACCGACCAACGCTTCAGTTTCGTCGCCGACTCCTTTAGAAATGGCTTCCGCACAAATAGCATCGGTGCCGATTAACCCATTGGGTCCGTGCTGTTCGGTGGAACCAATGGGAATGACAATGCCCGAGGAAATCTTTAGATATTCTTCAACTTCTGGCCAGGTAGATAGCTGCAACTGCATATTTGGCTGCCTTTTGTTAGTTGGTCAATCGATTTGGTTCTATTGTAGGGAAGCGCGAGAGGTATAGAAAGTTTCAATCTCTACAAAAACCTCTATACCAGAACTTAACCGGAGCCATCAGCGCTAGACATATGCTGCTTGGCTGTCGATTTCGAGGCCACCTTAACCTAAACTTTACGTTTGGACACTATCTTTGATTTAGAATGCCAATCGGTAATCCACCCAAGGATGCTGAGTTCTACGCCTGGGGGAAATTCCGTTAGCCACCTGGCGGTCAATGGCAGCAAGGAGGGAACTAGGTTAAAAGGTGAAAACTTAACGCGATTCTCCTAGCTAAAACGCACAATTCTCGCGTTACCATCAGCCAGGTAAAATACATTTCTCGGAACAACTAATGGAAGTTGTCGCTATCTGGTTGGTTGTACGAGATGATAGGAGGATGCTTGGGGGGATCTCCAGGCGGTCCTATGCGAGCTTCGCCGACCAAACAGCGGTCCGCTGCGATGCCACGATTTCCCGATGGAGAACGCCAAGATCCATCGGTGTACGGATACCCAATTGGTTGCTGGTAGCTAAGCCGCCCAACAGTTCGCGACCAACCGGCTGGTGGAACGAGCAAGATAGCAGTGCCGTAGCGACAGTGAAATTTAACAGTTCCGTTTTCAAGAACTATCCAATGCTGAGGAAAATTCCTATGAAGTTCCGCACGTTAGCCCCATCCAAACCCATCCTAGCTTCTCTAGCGATCGCGGCCTTAACCTTAAGCGCTTGTGGCGGCCAAGGTGGCAACCAAGCTGCCGATAACGCCACAGGCGAAGGGGAAGGTGCCACCGAAACCGCCGCTGGCGGTGGCGACTCTCAGCTATCTGGCGATGTGATGGTAGATGGTTCTAGTACCGTCTTCCCCATTTCCGAAGCCATGGCTGAAGAGTTTATGAAAGAGAACAACGACGTTCGCGTCACGGTGGGGGTATCCGGTTCCGGCGGTGGTTTTAAGAAATTCTGCGCCGGCGAAACAGATATTTCCAACGCTTCTCGCCCGATCAAACCAAGTGAAATTGAAGCTTGCCAAGAAAACGGCATCGAATTTGTAGAGTTGCCCATTGCTTTCGACGGAATTTCCGTTACTGTCAATCCGCAAAACGACTGGGCTAGCTGCCTCACCGTAGACGAACTCAAGACCATTTGGGAACCGCAGGCCGAAGGCCAAATTACCAACTGGTCGCAAGTACGTGGCGAGTTCCCCGACCAAGAATTGAGCCTCTACGGACCGGGAACCGACTCCGGTACCTTTGACTACTTCACCGAAGCCATCGTAGGCGAAGACGGTGCCAGCCGCGGCGACTATACCGCCAGTGAAGACGACAACGTGTTGGTACAGGGCGTAGCCAACGAAGCCGGTGCCATGGGGTACTTCGGTTACGCCTACTTTGAAGAAAACGAAGACAAACTGAAGGCTCTGGAAGTCGATGGCGGCGATGGCTGTGTCGGTCCAAGTCGGCAAACCATTGCCGATGGTACCTATCAACCTCTAGCACGGCCTATCTTCTTCTACGTGAAGAAAGACTCCCTAGAAAACAAACCGCAAGTAAGGGCTTTTGCTCAGTACCAACTGAATACAGCCAACAACACCTATATTTCTGAGGTTGGCTATATTCCCCTGCCCGAGACTTTATATCAAAAAGCGCAAAGTCGCTTGGAGGCAGGGACGACAGGCACCATGTTTGAAGGTGGTACCACTGTAGGCGTCAATCTTAGCGAAGAACTTTAAGAGAATTTTGTCGCGATCGCATCTTATTGCCCAAGCGATCGCCTCTGCATTCATCTGGTTGAAAAATTCCTAAAGCGGGGCCGTGGTTTTTCCATGGCTGCCCCGCTTGGGGAATTCCTCCCATGTCCCTTATTGCTCTACAAAATGGTTGAGGATGACTAGCAATACACCGGAATCCAGAGCCAGCATTTGGAACCCGAACCGTCAAACCAACAAACTTATTGAAAGAGTGGTCAAGTGGATATTTGGCGCTTTTGCTTTCATATCCATTCTGACCACCCTCGGGATTATCCTTTCTCTGATTTTTGAGACAATTGCCTTTTTTATCGAACTCCAGCAGCTAGACGGCAAGCAAATTTGGGATTTCTTCTTCGACGGCAGATGGACCCCTTTGTTCCGCAGTCAAGGGTTCGGGATTTTCGTTCTCATTAGTGCCACCATCATGACCTCTGGCATTGCCATTCTGGTCGCCCTGCCGATTGGACTGCTAGCAGCGATCTACCTGAGTGAGTATGCAAATGCCAAAGTCCGCAAAGTAGTGAAACCCGTACTGGAAGTTTTGGCAGGGATTCCCTCGGTGGTGTTCGGATATTTTGCCCTGTTATTTGTTACTCCCCTGCTGCGATCCTTTATGCCGTTTGTAGAACCGTTTAACGCTCTAAGTGCGGGGTTGGTTTTGGGGATTTTCATTATGCCCTTGATTGCTTCCTTAAGCGAGGATGCCATCTACTCCGTACCCCAAAGCGTACGGGATGGTTCCTATGCCCTGGGAGCAACCAAACGGGAAACCGTCCTCTCCGTAGTGCTGCCTGCTGCCCTTTCTGGGATTGTGGCTTCTGTCATTTTAGGTGTCTCCCGGGCCATTGGGGAAACCATGGTGGTGACCTTGGCAGCCGGTCAAAATCCCCGCCTTGGGTTTAACCCCTTCGTTTCCGTACAAACCATGACTTCCTACATCGTGCAGGTCAGTTTGGGAGATACACCCGCAGGAACCATCGAATACAAAACCCTCTTTGCCGTGGGGATGACCCTGTTTGCGATCACCCTGAGTTTGAACATCTTTAGCTTCTGGTTTGTGCGTCGTTTCCGGGAGGAATACGAATGACCATTTACGAACAAGGTGCCTCTGACAAATCTCAAGCAGCAGAAAGTGCCTACAAAATCGACCTTTCCCATCGCTATCTCATCGATAACGTTTTTGCCTTTTTTACCTGGCTAGCTGTCGCGATCGCAATTTTTGTCCTGTTGGTCTTGCTTTGGGACGTGTTTAGCGACGGTTTTGGGCGTCTCAACTGGCAGTTTCTAAACAGCTTTCCCTCGCGCAAACCCGAACAAGCCGGCATTTTATCCGCTCTGGTAGGCACCATTTGGGTCATGGTCACCGTAGCCATTATTACCTTCCCCATCGGTGTAGGAGCAGGGATTTATTTGGAAGAATTCGCCGGCAACACTTGGTTCGCCAAACTCGTTGAGGTGAACATCAACAACCTGGCAGGCGTACCTTCTATTATTTACGGATTGCTGGGGCTGCAAGTATTTGTGCGTTTGTTGGGGACCGTTCCCGAACAAGCTTTTGGCGTTAACTTAACCGGCGGCCGCAGCATACTTTCTGGTGCCCTTACCCTTTCCCTACTTGTATTGCCTATTGTGATTGTGGCCACCCGGGAATCCTTGCGTGCCGTTCCTGATAGCTTGCGCCAAGCTGGATACGCCCTAGGAGGTACCCGCTGGCAGGTGGTCCGGGAACACGTCTTTCCCTTGGCTTTGCCCGGCATCATGACCGGTACGATTTTGGCACTTTCCCGCGCCATCGGCGAAACCGCACCATTGATCACCATTGGTGCGTTGACTTTTGTTTCGTTCCTGCCAGAAGGACTGCGGGATTCCTTTACTGTATTGCCCATTCAAATTTTCAACTGGGTCAGCCGTCCCCAGAAAGAATTTCACACCAACAGTGCTGCCGGCATTATCGTTTTGCTGGTGGTGTTGCTGCTGATGAACGCCACTGCGGTTTTAATCCGCAACAAGTTCCAGAAGAAAGTGACGTAAACCGACATCCAAAACAGCATCTACAACTGTTCCCTGCGGATGGCTAGTCAAACGCGACCAAAACTTGCAGCTACTATCTTTAGCTATCTTGGGTATCGGTCGCAGCCATGCCGCAGGTGAGGACAAATCCCTACATCCTACTGTCAACAAGGAGAGGAGTACTGCCGTCCTATGCAAGACAAACACAATCCAACAGTAACAGACGCTACCACCACCGAGCCGGTTCTGCAGGCTGAAAATGTTGCCGTGTACTACAACAATGTTTTGGCCCTGCGGGATGTGAACATGGACATCCCTCCCAACCAAGTCACTGCTTTAATCGGTCCTTCCGGATGCGGGAAAAGTACCCTCCTGCGCTGCTTCAATCGCATGAACGATCTGATTGAGGGAGCGCGGGTGGAAGGAAAAATTACCTTTGAAGGACGGGATATCCACGACCGCAAGCTCGATCCAGTGGACCTACGCCGCCGTGTCGGCATGGTGTTCCAAAAACCCAACCCTTTCCCCAAATCCATTTACGAAAATATTGCCTTTGGTGCCCGCATTAACGGCTATCAGGGAGATATTTCCGAATTGGTAGAAACCTCCCTCAAGCAAGCAGCCATTTGGGAAGAAGTTAAAGATAAGCTCAAAGACAACGGTTTGTCCCTCTCTGGCGGTCAGCAACAGCGCCTTTGCATCGCCCGCGCGATCGCCATTCAGCCGGATGTTATCCTCATGGACGAACCCTGCTCTGCCCTCGACCCCATTTCCACCCTCCGTATTGAAGAACTAATCAGCGATTTGAAGGAACGGTACACCATCGTCATCGTTACCCACAACATGCAACAAGCATCCCGGGTATCGGACTGGACAGCTTTCTTCAACGCCGAACTTAGGGATACCGGTAACAAAGCTGGGTATTTGGTCGAGTTCGACCGCACCGAAACCATCTTCCACAATCCCCAAGAAAAAGCAACTCAAGACTACGTAACCGGACGCTTTGGCTAGAGGGAAAACCATTTCAACCGCTCTGATAGACTCTTGCCCTCTAGTCTATTTCTTGCCCTTCCAGACGCAAGCTGAGATAGCCCATTTTCGGGAAGTTCTCCTGCCTGAAAGCAACAAGCTGGACCGAGGAGCTGATGTCACTATCCACCGATTGTTTCCCATTTAACACCCTCTAGAGCTTCTATAACTTGGGTTTGCTCGTTAGCAAACCATCCGTTGTTTTCCCTTAAGTGGATGTCCGCCTAAATACTGGAACCATGTTAACTGTAGAATCAACCAACAGCGTGTCCAAGCCAGAGCTGGGACAAACCAATAGCATTTTGATCGTGGAAGATGAGGATCTCATTCGAGATGTCGTCACCTTAGCTCTGCAAGGGGAAGGGTACGAAGTGTCCGTGGCTGCCGATGGCAACGAGGCGCTTGCGAAAATTCAAGATACGGAAGCGCCTCAAGGAGAATTTCCCTTCGATTTAATTGTGCTGGACATCATGATTCCACAGGTAAATGGGTTGGATTTGTGTCGATTGTTACGGCATCAGGGAAATCCCGTGCCCATTCTGATTCTCAGTGCCAAAAGT is a window of Geitlerinema sp. PCC 9228 DNA encoding:
- a CDS encoding bifunctional 4-hydroxy-2-oxoglutarate aldolase/2-dehydro-3-deoxy-phosphogluconate aldolase produces the protein MNEQLWLSAVAENRAIAVIRASSYQKGYHMAEAVIRGGMRMVEIAWNSDRAPELIQNLRSTYPNCVIGAGTLFACEDVRGAIASGAQFLFAPHFEERMLREATKHQIPMIPGALTPSEIVKAWQGGASSVKVFPAASLGGADYIARLQEVLPEVPLIPTGGVTVENAGDFLNAGAIAVGLSGSLFPKQVLEAEHWESIAQRSEALVSSIT
- the cofH gene encoding 7,8-didemethyl-8-hydroxy-5-deazariboflavin synthase subunit CofH — translated: MTAFTEAKMTGSVSEILERALAGEDISPAEGEILLQQRDRDTIEAIRQTSDMLRKRQAGDTVTYVVNRNVNFTNICEQHCSFCAFRRDEGKEGAYWLDADTIRSKIDEAIQRGATEVCIQGGLNPQAKLHGTSLSYYINLVKQIRQTFPQLHIHAFSPQEIQFIAREDGISYQETIAALHDAGVGSMPGTAAEVLVDEVRRVICPEKIDTQTWLDVVEAALAVGVFTTSTMLCGHIEMPQQQIQHLQRLRELQEKAVSRQYPAHITEFILLPFVGEQAPPALRRRVGRDQPVLADILLLTAVSRIFLGNWIANHQPSWVKLGLAGATEALRWGCNDIGGTLMEEHITTMAGAQGGTCMSVEQLQAACTSAKRPYRERNTLYEPVYSACKNSR
- the mutY gene encoding A/G-specific adenine glycosylase; this translates as MPTKPTTIAQPLLDWYATHQRDLPWRNHPHPYAIWVSEIMLQQTRVETVIPYFHRWMEKFPTIEALAQADLQEVLATWEGLGYYSRARNLHAAAQKVVQEYGGKLPADAKQLQKLPGIGQYTAAAIASMGFGRDEVAIDGNLRRVLARVFNIDQPIGNPQSDRQFWERANEHLVPGQAAAYNQAWMDLGATICTPQNPRCLICPLREVCQAYALGLQEQRPVKPPKSKKPHYTMVAAVISYQNMVLIRQRQKQGLLGGLWEFPNFTTEQPKKAPEILPQELQMHFNCQVQVQNAIAVLQHAYTHFRVTLHVYRCHWIDGKLSSQGNSSPRWVSLQQLPDYPMGKLDRQIAQRLLASQSNNASIKEGKFG
- a CDS encoding PstS family phosphate ABC transporter substrate-binding protein codes for the protein MKFRTLAPSKPILASLAIAALTLSACGGQGGNQAADNATGEGEGATETAAGGGDSQLSGDVMVDGSSTVFPISEAMAEEFMKENNDVRVTVGVSGSGGGFKKFCAGETDISNASRPIKPSEIEACQENGIEFVELPIAFDGISVTVNPQNDWASCLTVDELKTIWEPQAEGQITNWSQVRGEFPDQELSLYGPGTDSGTFDYFTEAIVGEDGASRGDYTASEDDNVLVQGVANEAGAMGYFGYAYFEENEDKLKALEVDGGDGCVGPSRQTIADGTYQPLARPIFFYVKKDSLENKPQVRAFAQYQLNTANNTYISEVGYIPLPETLYQKAQSRLEAGTTGTMFEGGTTVGVNLSEEL
- the pstB gene encoding phosphate ABC transporter ATP-binding protein PstB; this encodes MQDKHNPTVTDATTTEPVLQAENVAVYYNNVLALRDVNMDIPPNQVTALIGPSGCGKSTLLRCFNRMNDLIEGARVEGKITFEGRDIHDRKLDPVDLRRRVGMVFQKPNPFPKSIYENIAFGARINGYQGDISELVETSLKQAAIWEEVKDKLKDNGLSLSGGQQQRLCIARAIAIQPDVILMDEPCSALDPISTLRIEELISDLKERYTIVIVTHNMQQASRVSDWTAFFNAELRDTGNKAGYLVEFDRTETIFHNPQEKATQDYVTGRFG
- a CDS encoding creatininase family protein, encoding MQLQLSTWPEVEEYLKISSGIVIPIGSTEQHGPNGLIGTDAICAEAISKGVGDETEALVGPTINVGMALHHTSFPGTVSLRPSTLLALVQDYITFLTKAGFTKFFFINGHGGNMATVKAAFAQTYTHLSELQIPNSDRVQCRLANWFLCSSVRNLAKELYGDREGSHATASEVAVTQFLYPEAIKNVELDAQLPPQDKIYGPDDFRRRHPDGRMGSDPSMATPEHGERFYKAAVKELSQAYREFLQAE
- the pstC gene encoding phosphate ABC transporter permease subunit PstC, coding for MTSNTPESRASIWNPNRQTNKLIERVVKWIFGAFAFISILTTLGIILSLIFETIAFFIELQQLDGKQIWDFFFDGRWTPLFRSQGFGIFVLISATIMTSGIAILVALPIGLLAAIYLSEYANAKVRKVVKPVLEVLAGIPSVVFGYFALLFVTPLLRSFMPFVEPFNALSAGLVLGIFIMPLIASLSEDAIYSVPQSVRDGSYALGATKRETVLSVVLPAALSGIVASVILGVSRAIGETMVVTLAAGQNPRLGFNPFVSVQTMTSYIVQVSLGDTPAGTIEYKTLFAVGMTLFAITLSLNIFSFWFVRRFREEYE
- the pstA gene encoding phosphate ABC transporter permease PstA — its product is MTIYEQGASDKSQAAESAYKIDLSHRYLIDNVFAFFTWLAVAIAIFVLLVLLWDVFSDGFGRLNWQFLNSFPSRKPEQAGILSALVGTIWVMVTVAIITFPIGVGAGIYLEEFAGNTWFAKLVEVNINNLAGVPSIIYGLLGLQVFVRLLGTVPEQAFGVNLTGGRSILSGALTLSLLVLPIVIVATRESLRAVPDSLRQAGYALGGTRWQVVREHVFPLALPGIMTGTILALSRAIGETAPLITIGALTFVSFLPEGLRDSFTVLPIQIFNWVSRPQKEFHTNSAAGIIVLLVVLLLMNATAVLIRNKFQKKVT